The following proteins are encoded in a genomic region of Glycine soja cultivar W05 chromosome 17, ASM419377v2, whole genome shotgun sequence:
- the LOC114393839 gene encoding probable LRR receptor-like serine/threonine-protein kinase At1g74360 isoform X1, with product MSEQETDSCGLLLFFFLILLSGKVAVGESLDKDKEVLLKLKFYLDSKILADRGGYIYWNANSSNPCEWKGISCSATKRVVGIELSNSDITGEIFMNFSQLTELTHLDLSQNTLSGEIPEDLRHCHKLVHLNLSHNILEGELNLTGLIGLRTLDLSNNRFYGDIGLNFPSICANLVVANVSGNKLTGVIENCFDQCLKLQYLDLSTNNLSGSIWMKFSRLKEFSVAENHLNGTIPLEAFPLNCSLQELDLSQNGFAGEAPKGVANCKNLTSLNLSSNKFTGAIPVEIGSISGLKALYLGNNSFSREIPEALLNLTNLSFLDLSRNQFGGDIQKIFGKFKQVSFLLLHSNNYSGGLISSGILTLPNIWRLDLSYNNFSGLLPVEISQMTGLKFLMLSYNQFNGSIPTEFGNMTQLQALDLAFNNLSGSIPSSLGNLSSLLWLMLANNSLTGEIPRELGNCSSLLWLNLANNKLSGKLPSELSKIGRNATTTFESNRQNYRMVAGSGECLAMRRWIPADYPPFSFVYSLLTRKTCRELWDKLLKGYGVFQICTPGERIRRTQISGYIQLSSNQLSGEIPSEIGTMVNFSMMHMGFNNFSGKFPPEIASIPIVVLNITSNQFSGEIPEEIGNLKCLMNLDLSCNNFSGTFPTSLNKLTELNKFNISYNPLISGVVPSTGQFATFEKNSYLGNPFLILPEFIDNVTNNQNNTFPKAHKKSTRLSVFLVCIVITLVLAVFGLLTILVCVSVKSPSEEPRYLLRDTKQWHDSSSSGSSSWMSDTVKVIRLNKTAFTHADILKATSSFSEERIIGKGGFGTVYKGVFSDGRQVAVKKLQREGLEGEKEFKAEMEVLSGHGFGWPHPNLVTLYGWCLNGSEKILIYEYIEGGSLEDLVTDRTRLTWRRRLEVAIDVARALVYLHHECYPSVVHRDVKASNVLLDKDGKAKVTDFGLARVVDVGDSHVSTMVAGTVGYVAPEYGHTWQATTKGDVYSFGVLVMELATARRAVDGGEECLVEWARRVMGYGRHHRGLGRSVPVLLMGSGLVGGAEEMGELLRIGVMCTADSPQARPNMKEVLAMLIKISNPKGYSSYGHYLV from the exons ATGTCAGAGCAGGAAACAGATTCCTGCGGCTTGCTcttattctttttcttgatcCTTCTTTCAG GTAAAGTTGCTGTAGGGGAATCTTTGGACAAAGACAAAGAGGTTCTGCTGAAGCTGAAATTTTACCTGGACAGCAAAATTCTTGCAGACAGAGGAGGTTACATATATTGGAACGCCAATAGCTCCAATCCTTGTGAATGGAAAGGAATTTCATGCAGTGCTACGAAGAGGGTGGTTGGCATAGAACTTTCTAATAGTGACATCACCGGTGAGATATTCATGAATTTTTCGCAGCTCACTGAACTCACACACCTTGATCTCTCTCAGAACACGCTCTCCGGCGAGATTCCTGAGGACTTGAGGCACTGCCACAAGCTTGTACATCTCAACCTATCACATAATATTCTTGAAGGGGAGCTGAACTTGACTGGATTGATAGGCTTGCGCACATTAGACTTGTCAAATAACAGATTTTATGGGGATATTGGGTTGAATTTCCCTTCCATTTGTGCCAATTTAGTCGTTGCGAATGTCTCAGGTAATAAATTGACTGGTGTGATTGAAAACTGCTTTGATCAATGTCTCAagttgcagtacttggatttgAGCACCAACAATCTGAGTGGAAGCATATGGATGAAGTTTTCGAGGCTCAAAGAGTTTTCTGTTGCGGAGAACCATCTAAATGGGACTATTCCTTTGGAAGCTTTTCCTTTGAATTGTAGCCTTCAAGAACTAGACCTTTCACAAAATGGATTTGCTGGTGAGGCACCTAAGGGGGTTGCTAACTGCAAGAATTTAACAAGTCTGAATCTTTCTAGTAACAAATTTACTGGGGCTATTCCCGTTGAAATAGGGTCCATCTCGGGCCTCAAAGCATTGTACTTGGGAAACAACAGCTTTTCAAGAGAGATTCCTGAGGCCCTTCTGAACTTGACCAATTTGTCCTTCTTGGATTTGAGCAGAAACCAATTTGGTGGGGACATACAAAAGATATTTGGCAAATTTAAGCAAGTAAGCTTTCTTCTGTTGCATTCAAATAATTACAGTGGGGGATTGATATCCTCAGGAATTCTCACATTGCCAAACATTTGGCGGTTAGACCTAAGCTACAATAACTTTTCAGGTCTATTACCTGTTGAGATTTCTCAAATGACTGGTCTGAAGTTTCTGATGTTATCCTACAACCAATTCAATGGATCCATTCCAACCGAATTTGGAAACATGACTCAACTGCAGGCACTCGACCTTGCCTTCAACAATTTGAGTGGATCTATACCCTCAAGCCTTGGAAACTTGAGCTCCCTCTTATGGTTGATGCTTGCAAACAATTCTTTAACTGGAGAAATCCCTCGAGAGTTGGGAAACTGTTCAAGCTTGTTATGGCTAAACCTTGCCAACAATAAGCTCTCTGGAAAGTTGCCTTCTGAACTGTCCAAAATTGGAAGGAATGCCACGACCACATTTGAATCGAATAGGCAAAACTATCGAATGGTTGCTGGATCTGGTGAATGCTTAGCAATGAGGAGATGGATACCTGCGGATTACCCTCCATTCAGCTTTGTGTACAGCCTCTTAACCAGGAAAACTTGTAGAGAGCTTTGGGACAAATTGCTCAAAGGATATGGTGTTTTCCAGATTTGCACACCTGGTGAAAGAATTCGCAGAACACAGATATCCGGGTATATTCAGCTAAGTTCGAACCAGCTCAGTGGTGAAATCCCTTCAGAAATTGGGACTATGGTGAACTTCAGCATGATGCACATGGGGTTTAACAACTTCTCTGGGAAGTTCCCTCCAGAGATTGCAAGTATTCCCATTGTGGTGCTAAACATCACAAGTAACCAGTTTTCAGGTGAAATCCCCGAAGAAATTGGCAACTTGAAGTGTTTGATGAATCTTGACTTGTCTTGCAACAACTTCTCTGGGACGTTTCCAACAAGTTTGAACAAATTGACAGAGCTTAACAAGTTCAACATCTCATACAACCCCTTAATATCCGGTGTGGTTCCATCAACAGGACAGTTTGCTacctttgagaaaaattcatatttAGGCAACCCCTTTCTGATCCTTCCCGAGTTTATTGATAACGTTACCAACAATCAAAACAACACCTTTCCCAAAGCGCATAAAAAGTCCACAAGACTGTCTGTGTTTTTGGTGTGTATAGTTATAACACTGGTTTTGGCAGTATTCGGACTTCTTACAATCCTAGTCTGTGTATCGGTGAAAAGCCCTTCAGAGGAACCAAGATACCTCTTGAGGGATACAAAACAGTGGCATGATTCTAGCAGCTCCGGATCCTCATCATGGATGTCTGACACAGTTAAGGTTATCCGTTTGAACAAGACAGCTTTCACACATGCTGATATTCTCAAAGCAACTAGCAGCTTCTCAGAGGAAAGAATCATAGGAAAAGGAGGATTTGGAACAGTGTACAAGGGAGTGTTTTCAGATGGCAGACAAGTAGCAGTGAAGAAGCTTCAGAGGGAAGGCCTCGAAGGAGAAAAAGAATTCAAGGCTGAAATGGAGGTTCTGAGTGGTCATGGATTTGGCTGGCCTCATCCAAACCTGGTCACGCTCTACGGTTGGTGCCTAAATGGTTCAGAGAAGATACTGATTTATGAGTACATAGAAGGTGGAAGCTTGGAGGATTTAGTCACTGATAGAACACGTTTGACATGGAGGAGGAGGCTAGAAGTGGCAATTGATGTGGCACGTGCACTAGTCTATTTGCACCACGAGTGCTACCCTTCTGTTGTGCACAGAGATGTGAAGGCTAGCAATGTATTACTAGACAAAGATGGGAAGGCCAAGGTCACTGATTTTGGGCTTGCAAGAGTGGTTGATGTTGGGGACAGTCATGTGAGTACTATGGTGGCTGGGACAGTAGGCTATGTTGCACCAGAATATGGACACACATGGCAAGCTACTACAAAAGGGGATGTGTACAGTTTTGGGGTGTTGGTTATGGAGTTGGCAACAGCAAGAAGAGCAGTGGATGGAGGTGAAGAGTGTTTGGTGGAGTGGGCTAGGCGTGTTATGGGTTATGGACGACATCATCGCGGGTTGGGTCGTTCTGTTCCAGTTTTGCTAATGGGTTCTGGGCTTGTTGGTGGGGCTGAGGAGATGGGTGAGTTGCTAAGGATTGGGGTGATGTGTACTGCTGATTCACCACAGGCTAGACCCAACATGAAGGAGGTTCTTGCTATGCTGATTAAGATATCTAATCCCAAGGGGTACTCAAGTTATGGACACTACCTTGTTTAG
- the LOC114393839 gene encoding probable LRR receptor-like serine/threonine-protein kinase At1g74360 isoform X2 encodes MNFSQLTELTHLDLSQNTLSGEIPEDLRHCHKLVHLNLSHNILEGELNLTGLIGLRTLDLSNNRFYGDIGLNFPSICANLVVANVSGNKLTGVIENCFDQCLKLQYLDLSTNNLSGSIWMKFSRLKEFSVAENHLNGTIPLEAFPLNCSLQELDLSQNGFAGEAPKGVANCKNLTSLNLSSNKFTGAIPVEIGSISGLKALYLGNNSFSREIPEALLNLTNLSFLDLSRNQFGGDIQKIFGKFKQVSFLLLHSNNYSGGLISSGILTLPNIWRLDLSYNNFSGLLPVEISQMTGLKFLMLSYNQFNGSIPTEFGNMTQLQALDLAFNNLSGSIPSSLGNLSSLLWLMLANNSLTGEIPRELGNCSSLLWLNLANNKLSGKLPSELSKIGRNATTTFESNRQNYRMVAGSGECLAMRRWIPADYPPFSFVYSLLTRKTCRELWDKLLKGYGVFQICTPGERIRRTQISGYIQLSSNQLSGEIPSEIGTMVNFSMMHMGFNNFSGKFPPEIASIPIVVLNITSNQFSGEIPEEIGNLKCLMNLDLSCNNFSGTFPTSLNKLTELNKFNISYNPLISGVVPSTGQFATFEKNSYLGNPFLILPEFIDNVTNNQNNTFPKAHKKSTRLSVFLVCIVITLVLAVFGLLTILVCVSVKSPSEEPRYLLRDTKQWHDSSSSGSSSWMSDTVKVIRLNKTAFTHADILKATSSFSEERIIGKGGFGTVYKGVFSDGRQVAVKKLQREGLEGEKEFKAEMEVLSGHGFGWPHPNLVTLYGWCLNGSEKILIYEYIEGGSLEDLVTDRTRLTWRRRLEVAIDVARALVYLHHECYPSVVHRDVKASNVLLDKDGKAKVTDFGLARVVDVGDSHVSTMVAGTVGYVAPEYGHTWQATTKGDVYSFGVLVMELATARRAVDGGEECLVEWARRVMGYGRHHRGLGRSVPVLLMGSGLVGGAEEMGELLRIGVMCTADSPQARPNMKEVLAMLIKISNPKGYSSYGHYLV; translated from the coding sequence ATGAATTTTTCGCAGCTCACTGAACTCACACACCTTGATCTCTCTCAGAACACGCTCTCCGGCGAGATTCCTGAGGACTTGAGGCACTGCCACAAGCTTGTACATCTCAACCTATCACATAATATTCTTGAAGGGGAGCTGAACTTGACTGGATTGATAGGCTTGCGCACATTAGACTTGTCAAATAACAGATTTTATGGGGATATTGGGTTGAATTTCCCTTCCATTTGTGCCAATTTAGTCGTTGCGAATGTCTCAGGTAATAAATTGACTGGTGTGATTGAAAACTGCTTTGATCAATGTCTCAagttgcagtacttggatttgAGCACCAACAATCTGAGTGGAAGCATATGGATGAAGTTTTCGAGGCTCAAAGAGTTTTCTGTTGCGGAGAACCATCTAAATGGGACTATTCCTTTGGAAGCTTTTCCTTTGAATTGTAGCCTTCAAGAACTAGACCTTTCACAAAATGGATTTGCTGGTGAGGCACCTAAGGGGGTTGCTAACTGCAAGAATTTAACAAGTCTGAATCTTTCTAGTAACAAATTTACTGGGGCTATTCCCGTTGAAATAGGGTCCATCTCGGGCCTCAAAGCATTGTACTTGGGAAACAACAGCTTTTCAAGAGAGATTCCTGAGGCCCTTCTGAACTTGACCAATTTGTCCTTCTTGGATTTGAGCAGAAACCAATTTGGTGGGGACATACAAAAGATATTTGGCAAATTTAAGCAAGTAAGCTTTCTTCTGTTGCATTCAAATAATTACAGTGGGGGATTGATATCCTCAGGAATTCTCACATTGCCAAACATTTGGCGGTTAGACCTAAGCTACAATAACTTTTCAGGTCTATTACCTGTTGAGATTTCTCAAATGACTGGTCTGAAGTTTCTGATGTTATCCTACAACCAATTCAATGGATCCATTCCAACCGAATTTGGAAACATGACTCAACTGCAGGCACTCGACCTTGCCTTCAACAATTTGAGTGGATCTATACCCTCAAGCCTTGGAAACTTGAGCTCCCTCTTATGGTTGATGCTTGCAAACAATTCTTTAACTGGAGAAATCCCTCGAGAGTTGGGAAACTGTTCAAGCTTGTTATGGCTAAACCTTGCCAACAATAAGCTCTCTGGAAAGTTGCCTTCTGAACTGTCCAAAATTGGAAGGAATGCCACGACCACATTTGAATCGAATAGGCAAAACTATCGAATGGTTGCTGGATCTGGTGAATGCTTAGCAATGAGGAGATGGATACCTGCGGATTACCCTCCATTCAGCTTTGTGTACAGCCTCTTAACCAGGAAAACTTGTAGAGAGCTTTGGGACAAATTGCTCAAAGGATATGGTGTTTTCCAGATTTGCACACCTGGTGAAAGAATTCGCAGAACACAGATATCCGGGTATATTCAGCTAAGTTCGAACCAGCTCAGTGGTGAAATCCCTTCAGAAATTGGGACTATGGTGAACTTCAGCATGATGCACATGGGGTTTAACAACTTCTCTGGGAAGTTCCCTCCAGAGATTGCAAGTATTCCCATTGTGGTGCTAAACATCACAAGTAACCAGTTTTCAGGTGAAATCCCCGAAGAAATTGGCAACTTGAAGTGTTTGATGAATCTTGACTTGTCTTGCAACAACTTCTCTGGGACGTTTCCAACAAGTTTGAACAAATTGACAGAGCTTAACAAGTTCAACATCTCATACAACCCCTTAATATCCGGTGTGGTTCCATCAACAGGACAGTTTGCTacctttgagaaaaattcatatttAGGCAACCCCTTTCTGATCCTTCCCGAGTTTATTGATAACGTTACCAACAATCAAAACAACACCTTTCCCAAAGCGCATAAAAAGTCCACAAGACTGTCTGTGTTTTTGGTGTGTATAGTTATAACACTGGTTTTGGCAGTATTCGGACTTCTTACAATCCTAGTCTGTGTATCGGTGAAAAGCCCTTCAGAGGAACCAAGATACCTCTTGAGGGATACAAAACAGTGGCATGATTCTAGCAGCTCCGGATCCTCATCATGGATGTCTGACACAGTTAAGGTTATCCGTTTGAACAAGACAGCTTTCACACATGCTGATATTCTCAAAGCAACTAGCAGCTTCTCAGAGGAAAGAATCATAGGAAAAGGAGGATTTGGAACAGTGTACAAGGGAGTGTTTTCAGATGGCAGACAAGTAGCAGTGAAGAAGCTTCAGAGGGAAGGCCTCGAAGGAGAAAAAGAATTCAAGGCTGAAATGGAGGTTCTGAGTGGTCATGGATTTGGCTGGCCTCATCCAAACCTGGTCACGCTCTACGGTTGGTGCCTAAATGGTTCAGAGAAGATACTGATTTATGAGTACATAGAAGGTGGAAGCTTGGAGGATTTAGTCACTGATAGAACACGTTTGACATGGAGGAGGAGGCTAGAAGTGGCAATTGATGTGGCACGTGCACTAGTCTATTTGCACCACGAGTGCTACCCTTCTGTTGTGCACAGAGATGTGAAGGCTAGCAATGTATTACTAGACAAAGATGGGAAGGCCAAGGTCACTGATTTTGGGCTTGCAAGAGTGGTTGATGTTGGGGACAGTCATGTGAGTACTATGGTGGCTGGGACAGTAGGCTATGTTGCACCAGAATATGGACACACATGGCAAGCTACTACAAAAGGGGATGTGTACAGTTTTGGGGTGTTGGTTATGGAGTTGGCAACAGCAAGAAGAGCAGTGGATGGAGGTGAAGAGTGTTTGGTGGAGTGGGCTAGGCGTGTTATGGGTTATGGACGACATCATCGCGGGTTGGGTCGTTCTGTTCCAGTTTTGCTAATGGGTTCTGGGCTTGTTGGTGGGGCTGAGGAGATGGGTGAGTTGCTAAGGATTGGGGTGATGTGTACTGCTGATTCACCACAGGCTAGACCCAACATGAAGGAGGTTCTTGCTATGCTGATTAAGATATCTAATCCCAAGGGGTACTCAAGTTATGGACACTACCTTGTTTAG